A region from the Ctenopharyngodon idella isolate HZGC_01 chromosome 13, HZGC01, whole genome shotgun sequence genome encodes:
- the hps1 gene encoding Hermansky-Pudlak syndrome 1 protein isoform X3 → MLLEVILALYWNCKILGKMKCLLVANESAEVLFYWTDNEFEQRIQDQYVVSQEEGERLPAFEDSINTLFAPIIISCSTMVDRLGDNYTSFSTENNHIYVLHQFEECLYIAVNGDGDETEEDLKRKIYVMKKLTEIMFGMVTLSGALLRKELRPQDTEQRNRLWKKLRSLLETYSRLREHDQSFLVEAVERLIHPTLCEQCIEFLERRLVQQINSNMDRAGEEVLHAFILVHTKLLAFYSSRNASSLNPSDLLALIILVQDLYPSKIDLDESPEELENSSVPDVFYTPEPSPPERETGD, encoded by the exons ATGCTGTTAGAAGTCATACTGGCCCTATATTGGAACTGTAAAATATTAG GTAAAATGAAGTGTCTACTGGTGGCCAACGAGAGCGCAGAGGTTTTGTTCTACTGGACTGACAACGAGTTTGAGCAGCGGATTCAGGATCAGTATGTTGTTTCCCAGGAAGAAGGAGAACGA CTGCCCGCTTTTGAAGACAGCATTAACACTCTCTTTGCACCCATCATCATCTCCTGTAGCACCATGGTGGACCGACTCGGGGACAATTACACCTCCTTCAGCACAGAAAACAATCATATCTATGTTCTGCATCAG TTTGAGGAATGTCTATACATCGCTGTGAATGGAGACGGAGATGAAACAGAAGAGGATTTGAAGAGAAAGATCTATGTGATGAAGAAACTCACAGAAATCATGTTTGGGATGGTGACGCTCAGCGGGGCCCTCTTGAGGAAAGA ATTACGCCCTCAAGATACTGAGCAAAGGAACCGGTTATGGAAGAAGTTACGAAGCCTCCTGGAAACATACAGCCGCTTACGAGAGCATGACCAAAGCTTTTTAGTGGAG GCGGTGGAAAGGTTGATCCACCCGACCCTTTGTGAGCAGTGCATCGAGTTTCTGGAGCGTCGGCTGGTGCAGCAGATCAACAGCAACATGGACAGAGCAGGCGAGGAGGTGCTGCACGCTTTCATACTGGTGCACACCAAACTGCTGGCCTTCTACTCCAG TCGAAATGCCAGCAGTCTAAACCCCTCTGATCTCCTGGCTCTGATCATCCTTGTGCAGGATCTCTATCCCAGCAAAATCGACCTAGATGAATCTCCTGAG GAGTTAGAGAACAGTTCAGTTCCTGATGTATTCTACACACCAGAGCCCTCTCCTCCTGAACGGGAAACAGGTGATTAA
- the hps1 gene encoding Hermansky-Pudlak syndrome 1 protein isoform X2, translating to MKCLLVANESAEVLFYWTDNEFEQRIQDQYVVSQEEGERLPAFEDSINTLFAPIIISCSTMVDRLGDNYTSFSTENNHIYVLHQFEECLYIAVNGDGDETEEDLKRKIYVMKKLTEIMFGMVTLSGALLRKELRPQDTEQRNRLWKKLRSLLETYSRLREHDQSFLVEAVERLIHPTLCEQCIEFLERRLVQQINSNMDRAGEEVLHAFILVHTKLLAFYSSRNASSLNPSDLLALIILVQDLYPSKIDLDESPEELENSSVPDVFYTPEPSPPERETVRPRGDSPPVFQFVDPDVQMAEDSLQTLEVPTPDPSAPSRVFLEAKECPMMPHSMYCLSLWPGITLVLLTKIPNSHIAVSVYYFLEAFVKLEKRLCEGHEGAAATRGQPSVQEQRGRLEKLIKGWASMDIQTSHLQNVWTDFKNKAFTRSGSGFTRDLLPSCRNMKTQLCGVYRQFFAAECMGSSQRLAPHLQERALNMVQEKLMDWKDFLLVKSKRNITMVSYLEEFPGLIHFIYVDRSSGQMIAPSLNVTDRTVSELGKGPLADFIKNKVWSLVATTRRYLHKGYATVTLRDGDYFYCYFLWFENEAGYKLEVIDIPSFPDDTAPIGMLTCDYYKKLLRYYSKRHQNEVVKCYELLTVHLGVIPNEYILQHCSQLARKLWEPSRIPLL from the exons ATGAAGTGTCTACTGGTGGCCAACGAGAGCGCAGAGGTTTTGTTCTACTGGACTGACAACGAGTTTGAGCAGCGGATTCAGGATCAGTATGTTGTTTCCCAGGAAGAAGGAGAACGA CTGCCCGCTTTTGAAGACAGCATTAACACTCTCTTTGCACCCATCATCATCTCCTGTAGCACCATGGTGGACCGACTCGGGGACAATTACACCTCCTTCAGCACAGAAAACAATCATATCTATGTTCTGCATCAG TTTGAGGAATGTCTATACATCGCTGTGAATGGAGACGGAGATGAAACAGAAGAGGATTTGAAGAGAAAGATCTATGTGATGAAGAAACTCACAGAAATCATGTTTGGGATGGTGACGCTCAGCGGGGCCCTCTTGAGGAAAGA ATTACGCCCTCAAGATACTGAGCAAAGGAACCGGTTATGGAAGAAGTTACGAAGCCTCCTGGAAACATACAGCCGCTTACGAGAGCATGACCAAAGCTTTTTAGTGGAG GCGGTGGAAAGGTTGATCCACCCGACCCTTTGTGAGCAGTGCATCGAGTTTCTGGAGCGTCGGCTGGTGCAGCAGATCAACAGCAACATGGACAGAGCAGGCGAGGAGGTGCTGCACGCTTTCATACTGGTGCACACCAAACTGCTGGCCTTCTACTCCAG TCGAAATGCCAGCAGTCTAAACCCCTCTGATCTCCTGGCTCTGATCATCCTTGTGCAGGATCTCTATCCCAGCAAAATCGACCTAGATGAATCTCCTGAG GAGTTAGAGAACAGTTCAGTTCCTGATGTATTCTACACACCAGAGCCCTCTCCTCCTGAACGGGAAACAG TCCGACCAAGAGGTGACAGTCCTCCTGTCTTCCAGTTTGTAGATCCTGACGTTCAG ATGGCTGAGGACAGTCTGCAAACTCTTGAAGTTCCCACTCCTGACCCCTCAGCCCCATCCAGAGTATTCCTGGAAGCCAAAGAGTGTCCCATGATGCCTCACTCCATGTATTGCCTATCTCTCTGGCCTGGAATCACACTAGTGTTGCTCACCAAG ATCCCCAACAGTCATATTGCAGTGTCTGTTTACTACTTTCTGGAAGCCTTTGTGAAGCTGGAGAAGAGGTTGTGTGAGGGGCATGAAGGCGCTGCGGCCACACGGGGTCAGCCCTCTGTCCAGGAGCAACGGGGCAGACTGGAGAAGTTAATCAAAGGCTGGGCCAGCATGGACATTCAG ACTTCCCATCTTCAAAATGTGTGGACAGACTTTAAGAACAAGGCTTTCACCAGATCTGGATCTGGATTCACAAGAGA TTTGCTGCCCTCTTGTCGAAACATGAAGACTCAGTTGTGTGGTGTGTACAGGCAGTTTTTTGCAGCTGAGTGCATGGGCAGCAGTCAGCGATTAGCTCCTCATCTGCAAGAACGAGCTCTGAACATGGTCCA AGAGAAGTTGATGGACTGGAAGGATTTTCTGCTGGTGAAAAGCAAAAGAAATATCACAATGGTGT CATACCTGGAAGAGTTTCCTGGTCTCATCCACTTTATCTATGTGGATCGTTCAAGTGGTCAAATGATAGCGCCCTCCCTAAATGTGACTGATCGCACCGTCTCTGAGCTCGGAAAGGGACCTCTAGCTGACTTCATAAAGAACAAG GTTTGGAGTCTTGTGGCAACAACACGGCGATACCTACACAAGGGTTACGCCACCGTCACACTCCGAGATGGAGATTATTTCTACTGTTACTTTTTGTGGTTTGAAAATGAAGCG GGTTACAAACTGGAAGTGATAGACATACCCAGTTTCCCAGATGACACCGCTCCGATAGGAATGCTCACCTGTGATTATTATAA GAAACTGCTGCGCTATTACAGCAAAAGACATCAGAATGAAGTGGTGAAGTGTTATGAACTGCTGACGGTGCATCTGGGTGTAATCCCCAATGAATATATTCTTCAGCACTGCAGTCAACTGGCCCGCAAGCTGTGGGAGCCCTCCCGTATCCCGCTCCTGTGA
- the hps1 gene encoding Hermansky-Pudlak syndrome 1 protein isoform X1: MLLEVILALYWNCKILGKMKCLLVANESAEVLFYWTDNEFEQRIQDQYVVSQEEGERLPAFEDSINTLFAPIIISCSTMVDRLGDNYTSFSTENNHIYVLHQFEECLYIAVNGDGDETEEDLKRKIYVMKKLTEIMFGMVTLSGALLRKELRPQDTEQRNRLWKKLRSLLETYSRLREHDQSFLVEAVERLIHPTLCEQCIEFLERRLVQQINSNMDRAGEEVLHAFILVHTKLLAFYSSRNASSLNPSDLLALIILVQDLYPSKIDLDESPEELENSSVPDVFYTPEPSPPERETVRPRGDSPPVFQFVDPDVQMAEDSLQTLEVPTPDPSAPSRVFLEAKECPMMPHSMYCLSLWPGITLVLLTKIPNSHIAVSVYYFLEAFVKLEKRLCEGHEGAAATRGQPSVQEQRGRLEKLIKGWASMDIQTSHLQNVWTDFKNKAFTRSGSGFTRDLLPSCRNMKTQLCGVYRQFFAAECMGSSQRLAPHLQERALNMVQEKLMDWKDFLLVKSKRNITMVSYLEEFPGLIHFIYVDRSSGQMIAPSLNVTDRTVSELGKGPLADFIKNKVWSLVATTRRYLHKGYATVTLRDGDYFYCYFLWFENEAGYKLEVIDIPSFPDDTAPIGMLTCDYYKKLLRYYSKRHQNEVVKCYELLTVHLGVIPNEYILQHCSQLARKLWEPSRIPLL; encoded by the exons ATGCTGTTAGAAGTCATACTGGCCCTATATTGGAACTGTAAAATATTAG GTAAAATGAAGTGTCTACTGGTGGCCAACGAGAGCGCAGAGGTTTTGTTCTACTGGACTGACAACGAGTTTGAGCAGCGGATTCAGGATCAGTATGTTGTTTCCCAGGAAGAAGGAGAACGA CTGCCCGCTTTTGAAGACAGCATTAACACTCTCTTTGCACCCATCATCATCTCCTGTAGCACCATGGTGGACCGACTCGGGGACAATTACACCTCCTTCAGCACAGAAAACAATCATATCTATGTTCTGCATCAG TTTGAGGAATGTCTATACATCGCTGTGAATGGAGACGGAGATGAAACAGAAGAGGATTTGAAGAGAAAGATCTATGTGATGAAGAAACTCACAGAAATCATGTTTGGGATGGTGACGCTCAGCGGGGCCCTCTTGAGGAAAGA ATTACGCCCTCAAGATACTGAGCAAAGGAACCGGTTATGGAAGAAGTTACGAAGCCTCCTGGAAACATACAGCCGCTTACGAGAGCATGACCAAAGCTTTTTAGTGGAG GCGGTGGAAAGGTTGATCCACCCGACCCTTTGTGAGCAGTGCATCGAGTTTCTGGAGCGTCGGCTGGTGCAGCAGATCAACAGCAACATGGACAGAGCAGGCGAGGAGGTGCTGCACGCTTTCATACTGGTGCACACCAAACTGCTGGCCTTCTACTCCAG TCGAAATGCCAGCAGTCTAAACCCCTCTGATCTCCTGGCTCTGATCATCCTTGTGCAGGATCTCTATCCCAGCAAAATCGACCTAGATGAATCTCCTGAG GAGTTAGAGAACAGTTCAGTTCCTGATGTATTCTACACACCAGAGCCCTCTCCTCCTGAACGGGAAACAG TCCGACCAAGAGGTGACAGTCCTCCTGTCTTCCAGTTTGTAGATCCTGACGTTCAG ATGGCTGAGGACAGTCTGCAAACTCTTGAAGTTCCCACTCCTGACCCCTCAGCCCCATCCAGAGTATTCCTGGAAGCCAAAGAGTGTCCCATGATGCCTCACTCCATGTATTGCCTATCTCTCTGGCCTGGAATCACACTAGTGTTGCTCACCAAG ATCCCCAACAGTCATATTGCAGTGTCTGTTTACTACTTTCTGGAAGCCTTTGTGAAGCTGGAGAAGAGGTTGTGTGAGGGGCATGAAGGCGCTGCGGCCACACGGGGTCAGCCCTCTGTCCAGGAGCAACGGGGCAGACTGGAGAAGTTAATCAAAGGCTGGGCCAGCATGGACATTCAG ACTTCCCATCTTCAAAATGTGTGGACAGACTTTAAGAACAAGGCTTTCACCAGATCTGGATCTGGATTCACAAGAGA TTTGCTGCCCTCTTGTCGAAACATGAAGACTCAGTTGTGTGGTGTGTACAGGCAGTTTTTTGCAGCTGAGTGCATGGGCAGCAGTCAGCGATTAGCTCCTCATCTGCAAGAACGAGCTCTGAACATGGTCCA AGAGAAGTTGATGGACTGGAAGGATTTTCTGCTGGTGAAAAGCAAAAGAAATATCACAATGGTGT CATACCTGGAAGAGTTTCCTGGTCTCATCCACTTTATCTATGTGGATCGTTCAAGTGGTCAAATGATAGCGCCCTCCCTAAATGTGACTGATCGCACCGTCTCTGAGCTCGGAAAGGGACCTCTAGCTGACTTCATAAAGAACAAG GTTTGGAGTCTTGTGGCAACAACACGGCGATACCTACACAAGGGTTACGCCACCGTCACACTCCGAGATGGAGATTATTTCTACTGTTACTTTTTGTGGTTTGAAAATGAAGCG GGTTACAAACTGGAAGTGATAGACATACCCAGTTTCCCAGATGACACCGCTCCGATAGGAATGCTCACCTGTGATTATTATAA GAAACTGCTGCGCTATTACAGCAAAAGACATCAGAATGAAGTGGTGAAGTGTTATGAACTGCTGACGGTGCATCTGGGTGTAATCCCCAATGAATATATTCTTCAGCACTGCAGTCAACTGGCCCGCAAGCTGTGGGAGCCCTCCCGTATCCCGCTCCTGTGA